TCATAATACAGACCACAGGCTACTCAGCATGTGAACTTTGGGCAGCATTTTCCCATGATTTAAGTATTTTAAACGTAAACATTAATATGTGCAATACTGTGTCATCTTTGGGGGAAAAGTAATTCATTCCATAAAACAGAAAAGGAGTATCTGCTTACTTCTAGCCTCTTCCCACAATGAAAGGGCACTGCTCCATTCTAATCAGGGCTCTGCTCCCTCCCTGTCCTGGAGGGAAGGGAGGCCATATCTGGACTGTACAGCACATGCTCTGTATTCTCTCCAGGCTGCTTGAGTGCACAACTCTCGTTTTAGGCAGCAAAGATTCCAGCTCACTGAGATGTGTTACATTAATCCTAACAAACAAGAAGAAGCCAAGTCAAATCTGGTACATTGGCTTGAACTGTTGACAACAGCAATCTTCCTGTCTGCAAACTAAGTGCCATACGTGAATTATTCACTCCAAATAATTCAAACCCCAAGTGTTTAAAAGTCTTGGATGAAGCCCAAAACACAATCAGATTAAGGATAAACCAGTGagtttgaaggggggaaatggttttggaatagttttaatttccattctgaTTGTTTAATATTTGGAACAGTTCATTAACTTTTCAAGCATTCTCTATGCAACAATGAGTAATAAAAACACACTAGTTCGCATGAAAGTTCATGTTCTCAGAAAACCAGTCTGTTATAATGACTGAGTTATTTTGCAGGTGAGGGGAAAGTTGAGTTTTGACATTTTATGTTCAATAGATGCTCCTTTTtctttacaacccccccccccaaaaggatattCATCTTCCTCTTCTGATGAGGATGGCTTAAAATCACAAAAGCTTGGGCCCAATTTTATCTTGATTTTGAACATTGCCTGCATACTTTCAATGCTTGTATCAATGAAAGCAGAGCTAACTGCTAAACCAATCactcaaaacaaaaattaaagtcAAACACAAATCCTATAATTTCATGTTGCAGTGGAGATTTCTCCTGTACAGCAAAATAGAACATTTCCCAAAGCCTGCAGCTAAAGAAATACATGCATCTATATGTAAACAACTCTTCCCCTTTTAAATCCTGCTCACCCCGCTCTTCCAACACCTGcaacatttaacattaaaaaacagcacaaaagggggaagcatgtgtaggaaatgcaaaacaaaaaacaaaaaaaccaccaaaaatCCTGAGGGGCATTCAAGCATAATTACAAATTCCTCCCGTTTATTTCCGCTAGATATTAATCAGCATGTGCTCACACTGAAGACAACGACCCAAAAGCAATTTAAGGTGCTTATCTTTGTCTGGATTGTGCCCCTCAAGTCAGGAGaacaagaaagggagggggagcgggaCACACCAGGTTTTTCTTCACTGGTATCTGAGAATGCTAAAAACTATTTTTGCTCTAGTCTAAGCGAACGGCTGCTTAAACAATAAGACAAAATGAGGCGTGCAAGACAATGAAACCCGTTCTGCTGCCGCGGGTACTGCGCCGTTGCTGGTACAAGCCTCCGCCTGCGGCAACGGCCTGCTGTCTAGAAACTCCCACATCTTTTAAACACATCTTTCGGCGGGGGTgtgactagatggcccctgggagTCCCTTCTGACTCCACGGTCCTAACCCCGATAAAGGCCCAGAGAGCTTGATCGCAGGAGAGGCGAGCTGGGATTCCCAGAGGGCTTTGCGGCCGCGGCGTACAGACGCAGCGACGGCCGCCGGTCGCTAGACAACGGCTTCCATAGAGATAATTATACGCGGAGGCTGGCGCGCGCGCGTCGCCGCGCGGTTTCCCCCCTCCGGTCTCGCGAGAGCGAAcgttcgccgccgccgccgccgctcgccCGCCCGCCGTGCTGTCGACTGCGAGCCGGGATGGAGGACAGCGACGGCTGCGAGGAGAGCCTGTTCTCGCTGGAGCTTCTGGTGGAGTCGGCGCGCGTGGAGCCGCGGCTGCTGCCGACGCCCATGCCGGCCAGCAGGCCCTTCCGCCCTGCGGTGGCGCTGCGGCTGCTGGACTTCCCGACCCTCCTGGTACGCGCCCCGCACTCGGTGCCGGGCCCGCTGGTGCCCTTCGGCCGGGGCAAGTCGTGCCTCTTCCGGCTGCGGCCGGCCGCCCTCAAGGGTCTCCTGAGGCGCTCCCCGCTCTACGCGCTGCTGCTGGCGCTGCCGCCGGGACAAGGCCCCGCCCGCCTGCTGGGCACCTCCAGCGTCTCCCTGGCGGCCGCCGCCGAGGAGCTGCTGCTGGGGAGCGGCCCCGGGGGGCGAAGGGGGAAGTTTCCGCTGAGGGACCTGATGGGAGAGCCGGTGGGAGAACTGGGCCTCAGCTACCGCCTGAGCAACTTGGGGCCCTGCCTGCTGGGGCacttggggcagggggcagcccctGGGGAGCCCCACATCGAGGAGCGACACAGACCACCACCTCGCCCGTCGAGTGTCCACAGTGACAGAGGAGTCAACCTGGAGCTTAtcccagagggagaagaagaccAGCAGGACCCTGCCCCGGAAGGTGGCAGCACGGAGTCCTTAAGCAGCACCCTTACGGAACAACAGCCCCCCAGCCTTGTTGTGCAGAAAGCAGCCCAAGAGTTGGAGATTTTGAGCAACATCTTCTGCCCCCCGCCAATGTACTATAACCGCCCGGCTGAAAATCCTTGCTCCACGCCAAAAGCTGCGGCGTCAGGGATGGTGTCGGTGGCTGCACCTCGCGAACCTTTTCCAGAAGAAGAAATCGCCTTTCCCTCTGCAGAGCCTATTAAGGAGGAGCCTTCAGGTAGTGTCCCGGAGCCTGCCTTGGCATCTCCAGCGCTTAGCCATGATCAGCTCAGACAAACCTTGAGCCAGCTGCCTTTGCTGAATGCTTTGTTGGTGGAACTGTCCCTGCTGAGCAACCAGTCGCTGCAGCCAGGGCCGTCTACTGTGCACCCTCAGTTAGCGTGGCTATACCAAAATGTAGCAGATGGTACAAAAGCCCCGCCCTCAAGTGTCAAGAGTTTATGTCCCTTCCGGGAATATAAAAAACCCTCTCCTAATCATAAAGAGAGAGGAAGGTCTCCTAGCCCAAAGATAAAAAGAAATCGCCCAgatcatttaaaatgcatgtatccCTCCATGCATGTTACAGGCCCTAGTAAAGGAttcacaaaaatggaaagaagtggcAATCTTGAGAAAAACAATACCAAGGAAAACTCTTCCCCTAGACGAAAGCTTACATATGGGCTGACAAATACTCTAAAACTTCGTTTGCTGCGCTCCAATCCAGTCATGTTAAAAGTGCATGAAAAAAGGGAACATCGTAGAAAAAAGCAAGGAGACCTCACCATTGAAAGGAAAGGCAAAAGCTCTTCAAATAAAGGGAAACTATTGCGGAGCTCTCCTGAGCGCCATTCAAAGTCTTCTTGGCAATTTGATGAAAAAAGCATGTCTGAAGAAAATGctcaaataaatgaaaatgttgaGACTCTAATACAAAGCAGTACTGACCAAGATTACTCTGCCACCATAAAGGGACTAACCTGTGATCtcaaaaaaaaagttgcagcCCGCCGTGTAAAGAGTAgtgaaaatgcaaaacagaagAGCTTTCCTGAAAGTTTTGGCTCTTCTCATAAAGAAAAGAGTTTGAAAGTCCATCTGCCGAGAGTCTGTTTGCAGGATACTAATGCCCTTGAAAGTAAAATtgatacagaagaagaaaaatgtgtacTGAAAACTAATTGGGATGCTTCAAGCCTTCGTAATGATAGCCAAAGCAACAACTTTGAAAGCAGCCATGGACTTAAGAATTCAAGTGATGTGGTTCTTGGCTCTGAAAATGCAGCCTATTCAGAAGATTTCACCAATGTTGACAGTTCAGGCACAGCCTTAGAAACTCAAGAGAGCATCTCTGAACCTTTGCTAATAAACCCAAATCAAAGCCAGTCTGTTATGGACTCGGATTCTAAAATGTCTGAAAGAAGTATGACTACTGAAAGCATTTCACCCCCTGTTCCAGTTCCCTCAGATACATCTCCTATCCAATCTCTTAAAAAGACCTATTAttcaaaatataatgaaaaaaCCACAGGTGTTGCTCTTAATGAATTTGATCATGATTCTCCTTCTGCAAGAGTTTCAAAGGAGGAACCTGCAGCTCAGCGGGCCAACAAGGAAGGGAGCAAAGATATGCAGACCTTGGGGGAGGAACAAGTTCCCTCTGAGATAAATAATAGTGTAGAAAAAGGCGAATCTTCTGTGGAAAAAAGCCAGTCAATAAGGACATCTCAAGTTAGCTCTTACTTGCCCTCCAGTGTGTCTGATGTTGATCTTAGTGGGTTAGAAGAAAGCAATccatctgaaaaagaaaaagatgataaTTTTGAGATGGTGGATATTACTAATCAATATAGACACATCAGTGAATTAGTAGTAAACAAGCTTCCAGGATACACAATGTAATTACCAATAATAATGACCAGATCAAAGTGAAAATGTCTTTATTTTTATATGCTAAGTTTGCAAGTATTATGACTGTCTTTCACAaatacagtttttattttataaacgATGCATATATAAAATGTACCATGGGTATTTTAGGTGAGCCATCCATGCATGATCAACTCTGCAACTGTTTGGATTTTAGGCTAGTGCTCCCGCACGCACGTACACAATGGTGAGCGCTTTTGAAACTCAAGCAAGTTTCAAAAATTTTGGGAGAAGACTGCCATTcaaatatacatttttgtgttttccaGTGAGTGAGTGTATGCAGAATTCCTATCTGACTGATGGCCGATGTTTCCCATTTTTAGCAATTTCCTTTCATTGCAAGTAGATACAGGGATCCTTGATTTGTATCAAGACTGTGGCATGGGCTAAAGGATTGACACTCGCCACCCCACTTCATTTTAGAAAAAATGCAAGGCTATGTAATCTTATGTCATGGCCAGTTTGGACCTAAGTTTATGAAGTGGACTAGCATTGCTGCCATGTGCCACATTTGGCCTCTGCCATGCTAgtgcaaatattatttttaaagagaatttggACTTTTATGCCAAAAGGCAGATCTAACATGTAGCAATGGCTGCTCTCAACAATTCATCCTCTGAAATAAATTCAGCCTTATCAATGCTGATCAAGTCAGTAATATGAATAAGTCAAAAATGCCTTTTGATATTGTTTTACTGCAGCACCACTTGAATGCCATGTGATTGTGCAGTGGTTCTATCCTAGCTAATGTCCAATAATTGTTCCGTGATCAAAACAATTTGTATACAAGTCCTCTGACACACTTTCAATTCAAATAGAACAGTCTAATTCTTAATTTAATTTCAGAAGGGGGAAACAGTTAAAATGAGATGAACAGGAGCACTCtcacatttatttttaactgaTATATAAGAGACAAGGAACTTCCAAATTGGCTGTTTATTGTGCAGTCACACTGATAGGGTTGCATGAAACTTGTGTGGAGGCTATATGATGCCACCAGTTTATTGAGAATTCATCCTGATACGTTAGCGCAGTGCTTATATGACATTGCCAGCTTGTGATCGTTATCTTGCATTTTCCAGGGCAATTTCCCTCACTTTTATTGGACTTTTTGCTGTGAGAAAAGTAACACAAAGTGTGGGATAAGAACTACCTTAACTTTTGCATAGATAAATAGCCTGTTTGGTAGCACGCTGGGTGTCGTGCATCAGTGGTACTGATTTTTGttaaggatgggatataaatgccttAAGTAAATAATACTAGTAAGACCAAGTTCATGTAAGTTTTAGAGTAGATGTGTTTTGTCCCAATTCAGAGCCAAGTCCTGTTTCTGTTATAGTGCAAGTTCATATTGTGGCTGCCCCTGCAATCATGTCAGATCTTAATTCAGAAATGCAGAGGATCTTATTCTACTGACTGCCAAGTGTACCTGAAAGGCCAGATTTAAGGGTTTCCCACTCTTTTGCGTGAAAGTACCATATAGAACCCTTGATAAGCACTGGATTGAGATCAAGAATGAAACAAGATTATGTGCTGGGGTTCCAGAGGATTGGGCTCTTATTGCATCAGTACCAGTAGTGAGTGTCATGTTGTTATAGACAAATGCTACTTGAGTTTCGTTAGCATAAACATTGCATTCAAAATGTAACGGTACAGTAtactgagacctttgggtataggacggtaaagaaataaaattaataataataaatacagtagTATGTAGTAGAAGGTTCATTCGATTCAGTGTTCTATTTTAGAGTACTATAGGACAATTTGAAGTGAATCAGGATCAGAAAGGAGAAACAAACGCAGAATTTACAGGGTGTGTTTAGGACAAAATGGGGTTTGGGACACCATAGAACAAAAATATagaaaaagcaaatgaaattcAATTGCAGGAAGGAAGATTTAAGTTGGAGAGGGGGCAAATTAAATTGAAGGTGTCATGGGAGGCAGCATTCTCAAACTATACATAGTAAGGTTCCATGAATGATGAAAAAAGCTCATCCTCTCAATAATCATATAGATCAAACACAGATACTTTGAATGGCTCTGCTCACGCCTGTCACTGGAAAAGGAATAATCTTGAAAAGCCAATGTACTAAAAAGTGAGGCAGTTTTTCTGTGAGTGCATGCgcaggagggaagggaggaatatTGACTTCATAAGAACACACAAATTGCAGCTTTGACATCTCTGCCTTTTCAAAGAAACCTACCGGTACCTCTCACTTGAGAAATCTAGCCAGAGGCAAGTTGTGGACTCCCCtgtatcagattttttttttggagaatgtaattgttttaatttataatttaaaGCTTCAGCCCAGTTCATTTATAATTTAAGGATTCCATCCTATTTAGGCAGGCATATGTACTTGTGAACTAAGACTTCACTTTACTATCTTTGCATTGTTTCAGAATATTTCTGGAGCTGCCCAGTCACAAAGAGGAGACTAGGCCACACACAAACTTCAACATACTCAACCAGCCCTTTGTGTTGGAGCTTCATATTTATAGATTTATAGAATCCTGCCTTAGAGCAGTGGCTTGATTTGGAAAAGTTCTGAGGTTCCCTTTTGCCCTTCTCTTTTTTCAAATGTTCCTGTCCAATTAATTCCTCATTTTCTGCTATTGTGATATGAAAGTTTATTGGGTACAACTCACTCAGATGCTGAGATGTTTCCACAGGATGTTAATCTTGTTTCACCAAGACAGCAGTTCATATAATAATATTCTGAATATATTTAGTGTTAAGTTGCATTTTATTAATGTGTtattaaataaaacagtatttttattCTCAATCTTTTACCTAAGATTGAAAAATTCTAATTTCTTTAATTGCATTTTTCCTAGTTTCAAAATGTAATGATAgaatgaaatatattttctttttaatacaaTATTTGTTCCTGTCTTGGATTTGGTTCATtcagagaaaaaaataaaataatttgcagTTGGTTCTGAAAACATCTTGTTGGTACTTCACTGCTATAAATTGGCTAGCTCTCAGTTATTTAAAACATACTATTTACGTTTTTCAAACTCTGTGCTACAAAACTGTCAGTTTGCTGCAGCCCAGTATAGCACTTCCTACACCACTGTAAAGGATTCTCAAACTCTCAAGAGcaggtttttttgagggggggtatAGGGGGAATaaggggacacaggtggtgctgtcgtctaaaccagcaggtcggcagttcaaatctgcacgaTGGGGTGgcctcctgttgctctgtccctgctcctgccaacctagcagtttaaaaaaatgtaccagcatgagtagataaataggtaccactgtggtggtaaggtaaacggtgtttccgtgcgctctggcttccatcacagtgtcacattgcaccagaagcggtttagtaatgctggccacatgacctggaaatctgtctgtggacaaacgctggctcccttgacctgaaagctcCCTtgaccccatagtcaaattcgactggacttaaccatccaggagtcatttaccttttacagaTGGAATGCATTCGCTACAAAAATGTAGAAGCATTTTTTAGAAGTATGCAAAGGAAACAAGTTTTGCAGTCCACTGAGCACCTAGTTTGCTATACCGTTTCAGTTCTAGCCCTCTTTAGAGAAATACAGTTTTTGCAATTTCTGTTGGGGAAACCAGTGCAATTCAAATGACATTAGCAATGTTtgaatcccactgaaatcagaaaTGCATGTTGCAATGGGGGCAGGACATAGGAGCACCAATGATATTTTTGAACAGGAGTTTATCTAGAAAACTAATGTTTCTCATTTTGTTCAAATgtaagactccccccccctttttttattcctcccctccccttaatATGACCAAACAGAATTACTTTTCATTCTGTATTTTGCTGTTGGTAAGTACATTCTATTAATTCCACAGCTGCCTGTTCTAAAGGCTTGGGTGCCTACTTGTATCTGGTTTCAAattgtttgtatttatttctatTAATTTTCCTGAGCTTACCCAGCCAGCTTACCTATGGCTAAAATGACCAAACAATGACATGTGGGATAGATCAGTTagtagagtgtgagactcttaatctcagagtcatgggtttaaAGCCAAGTAATTGGCTCACAAAGTGGCAGCATCATAGCATTTCTACATTtgtaaaattgtattttttttcctggataCAGAGACATGATTGGGTTTTAATGGTTACAGCAAGATTCTCAAAGCCTTCCCTGGGTCCACACAAACCACCATTAACATTTTTTACGCTACTTCGTTTCACAAATACGATTATTGCCCATGATAACCaatattatttatcatttccatAGCATATGGTGCTCAGAGTGGGTTaagaaaaccaccaccaccttctgctCTGAGGACTTTCTTGCATTGTGTATGGATACTTTCTGCATTGAAAACGGTGGGGGAAACTTTTCACTTTGAGTGCTCTTTGCTGGCCATTTATTAAAACCTAAAGTATGTTTCATGCACTCAGCAGCTCCCATGCAATCACTTCTGGGAGTACACAGGGCAATTGGTTCATGGATGCTATCAGCATTCATTGGGCTTTCAACTATTGGTAAAAGTATTACAGGGTAAATTACTGTTTAGtttgtgtttttgctttgttttttttaatttgagcATTAATGGGCAATGAGTAGAGAATGGTTGTAGGGAAGCTTGCACATTCTGAGAGATGCAATCAGGATAATTCCCCCAGAATATCTTGTTGGCCATTTTATTCCATATATTTTGAGTGGCTTTGTGTTACAAAAAATAGGAAGATATTCAGCACATTCCTTTTCGCACATGACAATGGGGGATGGCACAAGTAATGCATTTGCCTAGtttagcatttgcttttttgccACATCTTAAGATGTGCAAAAACTACCTGTAACTTGGGTTCTCATGATCTATGTCACGAAGAAATCAAAAAGTATAGCTAGATGGATTTGGGCACCTTTGATTTGCCTCCCTGCTTTAATTAACCAACTGGTTTTGCAAATTGCATGTGCGAGTGTTTGGATGCATagactcagtgcttttttctggggggacgcagggggatgcatacccctaaacattttgtgaatctaagtttggccacaTTAAGGGGCAGTGTTTCAatatgtgtaggaaaatgagagtgccacaaaacatttttttaaagaaaaaaagcactccaTAGACTGAAGTAACCTTTGCAGTAACTCTTGTCTTGTTTTCCTTTGACAATGTTTATACAGTGCCTGTGTATAAGTTGTAGTGTTACTTACTAATAATGCAGTTTGAATGGGAAATGTTAACCTTTCCAGAATGCCTTGCAGCCCAATGTTCCAATGAAACAAACAACATCTCTAGACCCAGGTGAGCGTTTCACTTTTTTTATTGTGAAGGAGGAGAATCAGCAGGTGGGCGCCCTGGGCCTTACTTACTGAATGCTGAAGTCAGTCAATCTATTATCAAGGAATGAGAAGATGTTGTAGTGACACATGCAAGGATTCTCAGTTCAGCTGACAATGACCCtgaccacgaaagctcataccagcaactaactcagttggtctctaaggtgctactagaaagaattttcgattttgttttgactatggcagaccaacacggctacccacctgtaagtagGAACAAGTGAGCATGCAGGTACTCAGCAAGAAAAATCACATTAGTTTCACTCCTTCCCCAGTCCTGCTACTGGTTTGGTTTAAGGTtatgtctgaacctgggctcatggtggGTGAGGTCTTTTGGAGCTGAATTGTTATCTGGGCCTTTGAAGTTGGTTGTATGCTGGTGATTACCATCTCCATATTCCATTCACTAGGCAGCCAAGAGCAGCTGTCTCCCTTCTAAGCCAGCACCTGAAGGCTGTGATCAAACCAATGAGGTTAAACAGGTTGAAAGCGAATACAAACAATGTGGAAGGGCTACTGGTAGGAAATGGCAGTACTGTACTGTGGATTTGGAAGGGTCTGGTCCTTCCTATGGTAGATGGGCTGGTTGTTTCTTTATCTCAAGGGTGAGGAACCACCTTCAGCCCAAGGGTCAGATTTCTTTCTGGAcaaccttggggtggggggcctgtggtgggtgggggcagggtcAAAAGTGGCCTTtaggaaaaaaatatgtatgtttcGGGCTAAAATTGTGTAAAATACAAATAGCAATTGCCATGCAGTGttatttttgtaattaaaaaaaaccccacattgaTGCAGAAACATGGACTTAGGAGATGTGAATGAACATAAGTGAAACTGAAACAGATGGCTCTGTCCACTCTTAGTTAGAAATCACCTCATGTGAGCCCAGGGTCTGCCTTTGTTCTGAGGTGCGGTCCCTTTGCTGTTGTTCCCACATGGCACAAGGAGGAGGCATGGGTACATTGTGCCTTTTCTCCACTTGCTCTGAGCCTGTGCCTGGAATAAGACAGGCTGTCCTGACCTCATGCTTTCTGTAGAACAGGGCTGTGGAGACTCAGGCCTGGATGTGGCCCTCAGtacttctctatctggccctcaggacccgacacacacccctcctcagcCTTGTCGCTGACTTCCTTTAAtgctttttcctggctggaatgttccCTTGAACACCTTGCTTGCCTAGGTGGAGGATGAAGAGATGTGAGTGTGCAAAGACCTCTTGAGTTTTGTTTGGCTGGAATATCGCTTACTGCAAAGGTAAGAGTTGCATCTGTTGCCCTGTCTCATTTTGCCAGTGGCTTAGCCCAGCACtaccatgcagctgctggaaggATTCCCATAAGGGAACGTTTCCCCTGGGCTGAAAACGTTCCCTACCCTGGCTGGAGAGGACATAAAACCCACGTCTTCTGCAAGGCTGTGTTGCCTGGTGAATGTGCATTCCAGCTTTGCATTGTCACTACAGCTCTTAATTCTGTTGGAACTACCGATTGATGTCCTTCATTTGTTTTATTGCAGTTTTGTAGTTTCCCCTCTGATGGAAGCTGTGTCAAGTTTTGGAGAGGATGTTttatgtaaataaaaaaaaacatttctgagaCAGAACACAAAATCCAGACATTCTTTATCCCCTTAGAGGCTTCCTGTGATATTTCTTTAATAACCTGTCCTGACTTTATTTGTAGAGAGTCACAGGGAAGAACAGTTGCATGACTATTTCGTGACAGCTTGAAGTCCTTTGCAGGAAAGGAGATGGATCTGTGAGGTTTCAGACAAAGCCGAATCTGCTTCCAGAGCGGAGTTTTTTTAATTAGGAGGTCCCCGCCCTCCACACAGCTTTCTTTATATATCTGCATTTGATGTAATTCTCACTTGTCAGACCAAAGAGGTTATTTACACACCAGCTGTACCAGCCTGATATATATTTCGCAGTGTGGCTTTTCCAATTTACCTGCCATATGGGtcttcctttagaaacacaacaaCTGTCTAAACTGTTTCTTTCTGACAACAAGGGAAgggatagcaaaaaaaaaaaaccacaaaaaaaattCACCAAAAACAGAAATAGCGGGGGAGAAAGAGCAACATTTGTAATCAATGGGGGTTTGCTGATGACAAAGTTTCATGTGGGATCCATCATTTCCTGGATCGGCTAATGGAACTTAATTGGGAATTTCATTTCTCTCTAAGCGACTGCCAGCATAACAGATGGTATGTTACTGTTATGTTCACAAACTGGTTCATATCACATACAATGATTACAAAACTGAATGGGAGGTGTGCTTGGCAAATATTTTAAAGGCAGAAACCATACTGTTTAAAGAGTGCATACGCAATGGCTGAGGCACTTAATTAACAATGTAAAGTGGTGGGGTAGCAACCCACATGGGAATTTCCCCaaagcaaacatattttttttaattaccagCGAAATTCTTATAGCTCAGGATCACCATTTGGCCAATTGTAGTAAATTGGATTATTATAGAGTGTAGTGGCTGTCATCCATTTGCTCCGGGAATGGTGGCTATGGCAGAGCAAACATAATACCATAAACAGATGCCCTGTTTatttgcattcatcctgatttgtttgtggggaggctggATTTCATTGCTTCACAGTCAACGTTATCCCACCTGTCCAGtgcatttcccatcactttctttattgcaaaaagtcccaccTTTTGGGGAAGCACCTTTGCTCCACAAGCCCTTTCAATCCACTATGATTTCAAGACCCAAATTTGCCAGTATgtaattgaatcccaccccaaaataagaaCAGTCTGGAAGCTCCCCTGTATCTTTATTGAATCTGTCAGAGTGCCTCTGTCAAATAGCCTAGCATTGCTGTTGCGCAGTGGCTAAGAGACTCAGGAAATACTGGCTTTCAACCTCACGTCTGCCATGAACTCACCAGGTGGCCGTTAGACAAGACATATTCTCTCAAtctcagtgctcccccccccccaccaaatcgGCAAGATTTGTATGTTAGGCAagattgcatgcaaaaatgtgcctactgtattaggagaaatcacactaaaatgctgatgaatttttcatagggactttttaaaaaagaatatgcaaactgatgtggagacctgaatttaacactggaaaaatcagaaactAAGGGAAACCGAAATTGACATATTGACtcatccagtgcttttcttctagaaaaaaaggtggcaGTATTGTGTACCCTTGAGTTCCctcagaaaaatagcactgggcccACCCCTAGTGGTGAGGGTTTCTAGGAGCTGTGGCCCAacaacagcttccccaccccctagACCAGATTTAAACCAGGGACTTCCTGATGAGCCAGTAGCTCAGTCTCTTTGTCACACCCTTCAGCTTATCTACCTACAGAAGCCACAAGAAAAGCAACTTTTTAATGACTGCCAGCAAGTGGGCCTCTTCTCCTAACCCCGTTCTGTGACTCGGTTTTCTCCACCTGCTTCCGAGCAGCTTATCTACTTGTTCATACAAGTGTGGCAGCACAAAGGAGAAGTTTGTCACGTGAGAACATATGGCCAGATTCAACCCCTGCAGGCTTGACCTCCCTAATTGCCTttcagaaattattatttttgctttagcACAGTCTGTTAGTCATCCATTTTCTCTTTGATTTGACCCTGAGCTGAGTCCGGAGAGCCCTGTTGCCGTTCCTCTTACATTCCCATTGCAGAGTTTTCTGGTTTGGTTTCGATGCAAGAGATGAAAAACACAGATAATTTCTATGCTGGCAGGTTTTATTTTTGATGTCTTATCTTTCTTTCCCATATCGTAGCTTTCTCTTGAACTCGCTCCGCTTGGGTTTTCCACCCTCCTGTTTGGTCCCCACGCTGGCTTATTATCCCCAGCACATTAATAATTACAAAAGCATTTAATTCTT
Above is a window of Lacerta agilis isolate rLacAgi1 chromosome 3, rLacAgi1.pri, whole genome shotgun sequence DNA encoding:
- the MAP10 gene encoding microtubule-associated protein 10; this translates as MEDSDGCEESLFSLELLVESARVEPRLLPTPMPASRPFRPAVALRLLDFPTLLVRAPHSVPGPLVPFGRGKSCLFRLRPAALKGLLRRSPLYALLLALPPGQGPARLLGTSSVSLAAAAEELLLGSGPGGRRGKFPLRDLMGEPVGELGLSYRLSNLGPCLLGHLGQGAAPGEPHIEERHRPPPRPSSVHSDRGVNLELIPEGEEDQQDPAPEGGSTESLSSTLTEQQPPSLVVQKAAQELEILSNIFCPPPMYYNRPAENPCSTPKAAASGMVSVAAPREPFPEEEIAFPSAEPIKEEPSGSVPEPALASPALSHDQLRQTLSQLPLLNALLVELSLLSNQSLQPGPSTVHPQLAWLYQNVADGTKAPPSSVKSLCPFREYKKPSPNHKERGRSPSPKIKRNRPDHLKCMYPSMHVTGPSKGFTKMERSGNLEKNNTKENSSPRRKLTYGLTNTLKLRLLRSNPVMLKVHEKREHRRKKQGDLTIERKGKSSSNKGKLLRSSPERHSKSSWQFDEKSMSEENAQINENVETLIQSSTDQDYSATIKGLTCDLKKKVAARRVKSSENAKQKSFPESFGSSHKEKSLKVHLPRVCLQDTNALESKIDTEEEKCVLKTNWDASSLRNDSQSNNFESSHGLKNSSDVVLGSENAAYSEDFTNVDSSGTALETQESISEPLLINPNQSQSVMDSDSKMSERSMTTESISPPVPVPSDTSPIQSLKKTYYSKYNEKTTGVALNEFDHDSPSARVSKEEPAAQRANKEGSKDMQTLGEEQVPSEINNSVEKGESSVEKSQSIRTSQVSSYLPSSVSDVDLSGLEESNPSEKEKDDNFEMVDITNQYRHISELVVNKLPGYTM